Genomic segment of Caldanaerobius polysaccharolyticus DSM 13641:
CTTGACCAGTGCCTAAAAGAACATCCCTTTTTACTTTCCGTTTTTCGTATGTCCATCCTTCACTTCTGTTCATAGGATTATATTTCCTGTTATATTCAGTTAAATGAGGTGCTTTGTGTCCTTTGCTATGTCCTTTAACGTTTATATTTTCCTTGGTCCATTGTCCAAACCATTTTAAGCAATGCTCCTTGCAGCAGAAATTACGTTCTCTTTTTTGGCTTGGAGTAACCTCAATTTCTTTGTTGCACCAAGCACAGGTTGTTTTTATCCTTTTTTTCATAAATAAATTGTGATGTTCTTTACAACAAAAATGGTTTTTGCTGTTTTTGATTCGTGAGGGAGTTTTGTTAATTTCCTCCCCACAGTATGAACATTTAACAATCATCGTTAAACACCCCTAAAATTAACCCTGCTAAGTTATAAGCTTTGATTTGGTGCTGAAAGGGTTTGAGTTTAATAGGCATTGGCTCAATAGGCTTAACTTCTTCTGCGAATTTTATATTTGTTGTTTTTTCTCGCAGTCGTTTTAATTCCTCGTATTTATTTTTGATGCTAATATCGACGTTCCCCGGAATATATTTGAGATGGTCTATTGCTTCGAGTGTTGCTGGCAATATCCAGACTTTTTTCTTAGGATCCCATCGCCTACCCGGAATGGCTTTAATTGCTTCCTTGACATCAAAACAATTTACAACTTCTATGTGGTCATTAACGAGCATAGCCTTCATTCTCTCACCCTCATGCTATGCTATACTCTTTTTCTTTGCGTAATCATTCGCCAATGATGTAAGATATTCACGCAACTTTATGATTTCAGCATCAATACGTTGCGCCTCGTGTAACTTCTTTTCGTATATCTTCTTTGCCTCCTCAACTTCATGCCATGCCACTTTTTGTTCTATTTGAAGGTTAAATATCTCTTGGAGCGCTGACGCCATTTCAAACTCGATGTTTTCTCTTGATAAAACCTCTGTTGTTGTTATCAGTGAATCAACATACCTTTTGAATCCTTGCATGTCGCCCTTGAATTCTGCTATCTTGAACATTCTTTTGTTCCCCTTTCCTTTAACAAATCGCCTATACAAACCCACAAATGATTCTCTTTGTCGTATATTTCCTTTGCCTTCTTTACGTATTGTAGGAACAAATCCCAATCACCATTGAAATACCGGATAATACTTCTGAAGCAATATGCCTGCACCTGTGGACTCATATCACTTTTGCCTCCTTCAGCTTTTTATACAGAAACTCCGCAATCGGGCGATAATATTCGTCTTCATCTACTTCCGACACATCTACTACTTCTTCCTCCAGCTTTTCCCCTGTTTCTCTATCAAACGTTACCTTCACTGTTGCCACCCGCATTTGTAAGGCCCCCTTTCTATTGTCCTTACCTACCGTTCTTGTTTTTCCCCTCTCTCCAAGTGGTAAAATATTCTTGGAGAGGAGGTGATATTGTGGATCTAACCGAATACTGCGAACTTAAACACATATGTCCGCCTGATCATACCAATGATTCTATAAATATCACCATTAATGAAGTAAATAAGCTTTTAGAAAATGGATGGGTACTTATAGAAACATTTAAAACCTGTTATGATGAGAAATTTACCAATATACAAAAAGTACATTTCATACTTGGATATCCTACCCAGCGAAGAGCTTTAGAAAAAATATCGGGCGAATCTTATGATGAACTTATGAAAGAAGCATTGTCTGATTTTAAATGACCTAGAATAAAATTTGTACCATCGGGGCTGGGTATTGCTAGCAACAGTATCCAGTCCTCTTTTATAAATGTGTTTAATTCGTCGATGTCTTGTACTAGCTTTACTTTGTCAACTTTCTCTATAAGCCTCATTCTTCCATCTCGCCTCCTTCATGCGGATTCTTGGTTTCTTCCCTCATACATGGTAAAATCTTCTTAAAAGGAGGTAGTGATAATGCTTGACAAAAACTCTAAAAGAATTTTGAATATGCTTAACCATGTAGCAGACAAATACGGGATAGTGGATGACCACAAACTAATTTCTAACAACATGCCTAAAGGTTATAATCAAATTAAATTAATATCTACTCTCGAATGCTTAAAAGATTTAGGCTACCTAGATTTTAGCTATAATATCGAACAAGAAGTTACTTTCTTAAAATTACTTCATAAAGGATTAAATTACAGAAATATCGAATGGATTGAAATTAAAACATTTATCATTAGAAGTATCATTGTCCCTATAATTGTATCTTTGTCTACTACTTTGCTTGTTGAGTGGTTATTTTAAAATCTCCCAAGCAACTTAAGCATTATTAGGGTGGTTATTATACTAACTACTATAGGCGCTATATAATCACTCAATATTTTTTTATCTATCTTTCTGATATCCTTATCCTTCATCTTTCTCACCTCCTATGCGGATTGTTCAGATTGCTTTTCATTGTGACTATTTGACACATCGATAGGTAAAAAAATATCTTCGATGCTTTTATTTAACACAGCTGCAATTTTAGCAGCCAATTCTAAAGAAGGATTTCTTTTGCCAAGCTCAATATTTACATAAGAAGCTCTATGAATACCAACAATCTGTGCCAATTCTTTTGGAGTTAACCCTGCTTGTATTCTTGCTTCTTTTAATTTTTTTCTTAAAGTATACTGTCTCATATTTTTACACCTCTCTTGCGCCGTTCTGACACTTATAATTATAATGCGTCATTTCGACGCTGTCAAGTATTTTTTTATAAAATTTTTACTTATATGAGTCATATCGTCGCTAATGTTGCGTATTGACGCAATATTGGTTATTATATTCATGGAGGTGTTTCTTATGGACACATTAGGAAAAAGAATAAAAGAATTAAGAACAGAACTTGGTTTGACTCAAGAAGAACTAGCAAAAAAAATAGGCGTTACGAGAGCCGCTTTATCATCTTGGGAAATAAATAGAAGAGATCCCGATACTACAACTTTACAAAAATTATCTGAAATATTTAATGTAAGCGTTGATTACATTCTCGGAAAAACTGATATACGTACCAGGGCTGATGAAATTACAGATGCAGTCAAAGACGATCCAGAACTTTTGGCATTTTGGAATGAACTCAAAGAGCGCCCAGACCTTCAATTACTTTTTAAGCAAACCAGAAAGTTATCTCCAAAGACCATAAGGCAAGTAATTCGCATAATTAAAGCCATAGAGGACGAAGAATCCGCAACTATGTAAAAAGGGGGAACTTCGATATGGCTATTGAAATTTTAGACAAGCCTCTTATGCAAGCATTGATGAATGAAGATATACCTTTCCATGAATTGATGGCGGCATATGATATACGGGTATCTATCGCAAATTTAGATACAGATGTTTACGGTTTTACATATGTTAGCAGATTCGGGAATTACCATTTAATCTTAAACGGCAACATTGGATACAAGACACAATGTAAGGTATTTATCCACGAACTGAAGCACATACTGAACGATATCCCCAAGCAAAGCTACTACATAGGTTTAGATATGCAATACGAATACATAGAAATGGAAGCAGATAAAGTTGCAGAGGAAATTATAAATATTGTGTATAAGACCGTTTAAATTAAACCACTTAGGGAGGGTAGGGTAATGAAAGCAGTGGCATATTGTAGATATTCGAGTGACAATCAAAGAGAAGAAAGTATTGAAGCACAAATTCGTGCTATTAAGGAATATGCTGATAGGAATAATATAGAAATCATAAAAATATACGCAGATGAAGCAAAAACAGCAACCACAGACGACAGACCGCAATTTTTACAAATGGTCAAGGATAGCGAATTGGGTTTATTCCAAGCTGTTATTGTACATAAATTGGACCGCTTTGCTCGTAACCGATATGATAGCGCATTTTATAAACGCCAACTTAAAAAGAATGGCGTAAAGCTCATATCTGTGCTTGAACCGCTTGACGATTCGCCAGAATCTATTATACTCGAGTCAGTTCTCGAAGGCATGGCTGAATACTACTCAAAAAACCTTGCAAGGGAGGTTATGAAAGGTTTGAAGGAAAATGCATATAAAGCACGATTTAATGGAGGTATCCCTCCTTTAGGATACGATATAAAAGACGGCCATTACGTTATTAATGAAAAGGAAGCCGAAGCCGTCAGGCTTATATTTCAAATGTATAGAGATGATTATGGTTATCGGCATATCATAGATGAGTTGAATTTGCGTGGCTACAAAACCAAAAAAGGCGGGAATTTTTCAAAAAATACCTTAAATGCTATACTCAAGAACCAAAAGTATATTGGCACCTATATATTTAACAAGGGTACAAAAAATAATCATAACATAACCAAAGACGATGTAATCATCATCGAAAATGCGATCCCGGCTATAATAGACAAAAAAACTTTTGAGGAGGTGCAACAAAAAATGAAAAACACTAAAAAGACACAAGGGACTCACAACGCAAAAACTGTGTATTTACTGACTGGCTTGGTATATTGCGGCGAATGCGGTGCTGCTATGACTGGAAATCTGGGAAGGTCTAAATATAGATACTATCGTTGTAATGTCAAAGACCGGTCTAAACAGTGCAGTAATAAAGACATAAGTAAGGATAAACTGGAAGCATACATATTAGATCAGCTACAAAAAAAGATATTCAATGATGACGTGTTGCCTGTACTGGCAAAGAAGCTGAATAATGAGAACAAAAATATTGTGGCTGAAAGAGAGGATGAACGCAAAATACTTGCCAGAAGGTATGAAGAAATTATAAAAAGCATTAACGCTATAGTGGATACTATTGCAGCTGGCCATTTTCATCCAAGCCTTGACGCAAAATTGACCGAACTTGAAAATCAAAAAAGCGAAATTGAAATAAGAATAAAAGAACTTGATATGAAACCAGATATAAGCATAATAACGGAAGAAATGATAAGAGAGTACCTGAACAAGGATAAAGGGGTGTTCGTAGCGGGTGACCTCCGAAAAATAAAACAGATTTTGTCTACATACATAAATAAAATAACGGTCTTTAAAGACCGTGTTGAAGCCAAATTTAAAATTGCAGTAGATAATACAGTTTGTGAATGGTCAATAGCGGCGAGTGGAGTCGAACCACCGACACTGCGGGTATGAACCGCATGCTCTAGCCAGCTGAGCTACGCCGCCTTGTTCTTTAATTATTCCTCTTTTAATTGCGGGGGTAGGATTTGAACCTACGACCTTCGGGTTATGAGCCCGACGAGCTACCTGACTGCTCCACCCCGCGGTGTTTTATCTCCTTCATGCCGGAGACCGGAATCGAACCGGTACGAGTCTTTTAGGACCCGCAGGATTTTAAGTCCTGTGCGTCTGCCAGTTCCGCCACTCCGGCAAACCTCAACGACGATATATATTATATATCCTTCTACATACTTTGTCAAGACATATTTTCAACTATTAGACCTTCTAGGTTATCCCATTCGCTAACTATAAGCTGGCTCAATCCCAACAGCTCCATCACTTTGAATAGTATTGCAGTACCTGCCACGATTATATCTGCCCTCTTAGCATATAACCCCTTTATATGCCTTCTCTCTTCTTCCTTCATCTTCAACAGCAAATCGAGTATACTACATACTTTATCATATGTCAAGGTATAACCGTGAATTTTCTGGGGATCATAAACCTCCAGTTTCTGGTCTACTGCTGCCAGTGACGTCACAGTGCCACCTACTCCTACAGCCATAACTCCTTTGACGTCAATCAATTCTTTTAAAGACGACGACAGAGGGCAAAGGTTGGACTCGATGTCTTGAAATAAATCTTTTACGTCTTCTCTTTTCGCAGCGGAAACCACGCCATATCGCTCAGTCAACCTTACAGCCCCTATATTGACGCTGTGCCTGTATTTTATCTGTCCGCTTTTTCCCCAGGTAAACTCCGTGCTACCGCCGCCAATATCAACAATCAAAAGGGATACTCCGGCTTTTTCTACTTTTACGCCAGCTTGCACTCCTTTATAAGCCAGCTCAGCTTCCCTTTCTCCTGATATCACCTCAACTTCAATACCTGCTTTGTCCCACATTTCCTGAAATAGCACATCTCTATTTGCTGCGTCCCTTACAGCACTGGTTGCTATAGCTATTATTTTATCGCAACCATAAGACATGGCTATTTTTTTAAAATCCACCACAGCATCAACAGTCCTGCGTATGGCATCTATATTTAAGGTACCGGTGTGATCCACACCAGTACCCAATCTCGTCGTATTTATGCCTTTATATATCCTAATCAATCCGTTTTTGCCATTATCTGCTATTAGCAGCCTCACAGAATTGGTCCCTATATCAATACAACCAAACCTCATCTGCCACCTCTATATAAACAAACATCATTATCTTTCTACCATTTTATTAAATCTACCTCTATATCCTCCGCCAGATCTCCTCCTGGAATCCTGGTTTTTCTTGAGCTGCTGTTGCCGCTCATCGCTATCCCTTAAAAACTTGGCTAACCTGTCTTCAAAGGACATATTGCTCGACCTGTCGCGATTCCATTCTATTTCCTGTGGTCTGGACGATTTTTTTAATTCTGCGTTTGCTTTTTTAATCGACAAGCTTATTTTGCCATCAGGACCGATAGATAGAATTTTGACCTTAACCTTATCCTTTTCTTTTAAATAATCTCTAACGTCTTTTACGTATCTATCTGCGACTTCTGATATGTGTACCAGCCCTGTTTTGCCTTCTGGTAACTGGACAAATGCTCCGAAGCTTGTTATGTTAAGCACCGTCCCGTCAACCACTTTGCCTACTTCAATTGGCATAAATAAAAGATTCCTCCTTTATAGATTTATATTATTAATATTATAATACAAACTGTAAATTATAACAAGATGCTCACTTATTGTTTATGTCTATATACACGGTCTGCCCTTTTTTAACAAGGCCCAGTTCATCGCTGGCTATCTTTTTTATAAAATCTATCGTTTTTGAATACCTTATCTCCTTTTGAAGCCTCTTATTTTCTTTTTTTGCCATTTCGATCTTGTTGTACATATCCTGATGCTCTCGGTTAAGCCTATTTATAGTGATCTGTTGTTGAACAAAAGTGATCAATGTATAGGCTATGACACCATAAATCACCAGTTTGCCCTTATTCCACTTCACCTGAAACAACCCTCTCTATACCGAAATCTTTTTTAATAGAGATATTCGACAATCAGGCTTAAAACCCTCTATTTTTTTCTGAAATTTAACAAATTTTTAACCCAGATTATCCCACCTACTGCCCCATTGTACGCTGACATAAAAGGATATGACACAATCCTAAAAAAAACCATCGCACCGCGCTTTAAAGCCCTAAGCATCTTAACGGAAATTCTTAAAAAGATATAGCTAAAAAGCCTCATGTAAATATAAAAACCGGTTATAAAGCCCAGAAAAGTGTAAAACCTGAGCTCAGCGTAATTGGCGAGAAATATCACCGAAAACACAAACAGCGAACAGATCACCCAGAAAAGGGCATCTTCTATGTACGTCGCCCTTTTTTTAGGCTTAAACACCCTTCGGAATACCCTGTAGATGTCG
This window contains:
- a CDS encoding FtsB family cell division protein, which translates into the protein MKWNKGKLVIYGVIAYTLITFVQQQITINRLNREHQDMYNKIEMAKKENKRLQKEIRYSKTIDFIKKIASDELGLVKKGQTVYIDINNK
- a CDS encoding S1 domain-containing RNA-binding protein, yielding MPIEVGKVVDGTVLNITSFGAFVQLPEGKTGLVHISEVADRYVKDVRDYLKEKDKVKVKILSIGPDGKISLSIKKANAELKKSSRPQEIEWNRDRSSNMSFEDRLAKFLRDSDERQQQLKKNQDSRRRSGGGYRGRFNKMVER
- a CDS encoding Ppx/GppA phosphatase family protein: MRFGCIDIGTNSVRLLIADNGKNGLIRIYKGINTTRLGTGVDHTGTLNIDAIRRTVDAVVDFKKIAMSYGCDKIIAIATSAVRDAANRDVLFQEMWDKAGIEVEVISGEREAELAYKGVQAGVKVEKAGVSLLIVDIGGGSTEFTWGKSGQIKYRHSVNIGAVRLTERYGVVSAAKREDVKDLFQDIESNLCPLSSSLKELIDVKGVMAVGVGGTVTSLAAVDQKLEVYDPQKIHGYTLTYDKVCSILDLLLKMKEEERRHIKGLYAKRADIIVAGTAILFKVMELLGLSQLIVSEWDNLEGLIVENMS
- a CDS encoding recombinase family protein; the encoded protein is MKAVAYCRYSSDNQREESIEAQIRAIKEYADRNNIEIIKIYADEAKTATTDDRPQFLQMVKDSELGLFQAVIVHKLDRFARNRYDSAFYKRQLKKNGVKLISVLEPLDDSPESIILESVLEGMAEYYSKNLAREVMKGLKENAYKARFNGGIPPLGYDIKDGHYVINEKEAEAVRLIFQMYRDDYGYRHIIDELNLRGYKTKKGGNFSKNTLNAILKNQKYIGTYIFNKGTKNNHNITKDDVIIIENAIPAIIDKKTFEEVQQKMKNTKKTQGTHNAKTVYLLTGLVYCGECGAAMTGNLGRSKYRYYRCNVKDRSKQCSNKDISKDKLEAYILDQLQKKIFNDDVLPVLAKKLNNENKNIVAEREDERKILARRYEEIIKSINAIVDTIAAGHFHPSLDAKLTELENQKSEIEIRIKELDMKPDISIITEEMIREYLNKDKGVFVAGDLRKIKQILSTYINKITVFKDRVEAKFKIAVDNTVCEWSIAASGVEPPTLRV
- a CDS encoding HNH endonuclease signature motif containing protein, coding for MIVKCSYCGEEINKTPSRIKNSKNHFCCKEHHNLFMKKRIKTTCAWCNKEIEVTPSQKRERNFCCKEHCLKWFGQWTKENINVKGHSKGHKAPHLTEYNRKYNPMNRSEGWTYEKRKVKRDVLLGTGQGKTYRKYFGRHEHRVAAEKKLGRKLLPEEVVHHINGNKLDNRLENLMIFPNQAAHAKWHAEHDKPWEKRKAGDVI
- the yabQ gene encoding spore cortex biosynthesis protein YabQ, with the protein product MEGSIANQILVFLICMYGGIFLGLFYDIYRVFRRVFKPKKRATYIEDALFWVICSLFVFSVIFLANYAELRFYTFLGFITGFYIYMRLFSYIFLRISVKMLRALKRGAMVFFRIVSYPFMSAYNGAVGGIIWVKNLLNFRKK
- a CDS encoding helix-turn-helix transcriptional regulator, producing MRQYTLRKKLKEARIQAGLTPKELAQIVGIHRASYVNIELGKRNPSLELAAKIAAVLNKSIEDIFLPIDVSNSHNEKQSEQSA
- a CDS encoding helix-turn-helix domain-containing protein — its product is MDTLGKRIKELRTELGLTQEELAKKIGVTRAALSSWEINRRDPDTTTLQKLSEIFNVSVDYILGKTDIRTRADEITDAVKDDPELLAFWNELKERPDLQLLFKQTRKLSPKTIRQVIRIIKAIEDEESATM